A window of Pan paniscus chromosome 16, NHGRI_mPanPan1-v2.0_pri, whole genome shotgun sequence genomic DNA:
cttgggatgctgaggtgaaagaatcccttgagcctgggaggtcaaggcttcagggAGACAtgtatgcaccactgcactcctgcctgggtgacagagtgagaacctgtttcaaaataaaataggccgtggctgggcgcagtggctcacacctgtaatcccagcactttgggaagctgaggtgggtggatcacctgaggtcaggagttcaagaccagccagaccaacatggtgaaaccctgtctctaccaaaaatacaaaattagctggctgtggtggcacattcctataatcccagctacttgggaggctgaggccggagaatcgcttgaacctgggaggtagaggttgcagtgagccaagatagcgccattgcactccagcctgggtgacagagtgataaataaataaataaataggccaggtgcggtggctcaggcctgtaatcccagcactttgggaggccgagaggggagggtcaccggaggtcaggatttcaagaccagcctggccaatatggtgaaaccctgcctctactaaaaatacaaaaattagccgggcctggtggcgggtgcctgtaattccagctgcttgggaggctgaggcatgagaatcacttgaacccaggaggtggaggttgcggtgagccaagatcgcgccactgccctctagcctgggcaacagagtgagactctgtctcaaaaaaataaaaataaataaataagctgggcatgttggttcatgcctgtaatcccagcactttgggaggccaaggcaaaggGATCAcccgacgtcaggagttcaagaccagcctggccaacatggtgaaacaccatctctactaaaaatacaaaaattacccgggcatggtggtgcctgcctgtaaccccagctgcccaggaggctgaggcgggagaaccgcttgaacccaggaggcggaggttacagtgaaccaagatcactgccactgcactccagcctgggtgacagagtgagactccatctcaaaaaaataaataaataaataaatacaatgacaATCTCTGGAGGTGGGTTACCATCATGTGTTTTCATCTTTTATGACTATTTCAGGTCAGCTCTATGGCTCTTCCACATGATTCAAACGAAACTTCCTATTTGCTGCCTCCCAACAATGAGGACTGGGGCGGGCAAACCATTCCTGACTTTGTTTATGGGCAGAAGGATCTCACGGCAGAAGGGATTCAGTGGCCAAGGAATGCACCTGGCATCCCGGATGCTCTGCCACAATCTCCCTTTGATGCTGCACTCTGCTCTGCCTGGAAGCAGCGGGTGGAGCTGGGGCTGTTTCGCTACCGTCTACGGGAGCTACAGACCCAAATCCTCCCTGGTGCTGTGGGTTTCGTGGCTCAGCTGAATGTGGAGCGTGGTGTGCAGAGGAGGCCCCCGCAGACCATCAAGAGCGTGAGGCAGGCATTTGACCCTGTACAGTTCAACTTCAACAAGATCCGGCCCGGAGAAGTCCTCTTCCGTTTGCACCGGGAGCCTGATCTCCCTGGGACTCTGCTGCAAGAAGACATCCTGGTGGTGATCAACGTCAGCCCCCTGGAGTGGGGCCACGTGCTGCTGGTGCCTGAGCCTGCCCGCCAGCTCCCCCAGCGCCTGCTGCCGGGTGCACTGAGGGCAGGGATTGAGGCTGTGCTGCTGAGCTTACACCCGGGCTTCCGTGTCGGCTTCAACAGCCTGGGAGGCTTGGCCTCGGTGAACCACCTCCACCTGCATGGCTATTACCTGGCCCACAGACTGCCCGTGGAGCAGGCGCCAAGCGAGCCCCTGGACCCTGGAGGCCATTTGCATCTGCTCCAGGACCTCCCAGCTCCTGGCTTCCTCTTTTACACTCGTGGGCCAGGGCCTGACTTGGAGTCCTTGATAAGCAGGGTATGTCGGGCCACTGATTATCTGACTGACCATGAGATTGCTCATAACTTGTTTGTCACCCGGGGAGCTCCGCCGGGAAAGACATCACCTTCCTCAGCCCTCACAGGGGTCCGAGTAATTCTGTGGGCCCGGAAGTCCAGCTTTGGGATAAAGGACGGTGAAGCTTTCAATGTTGCCCTCTGTGAGCTGGCTGGGCACCTCCCTGTCAAAACATCCCAGGACTTCAGCAGCCTGACAGAGGCAGCTGCTGTGGCCCTCATTCAGGACTGTCGGCTGCCCCCATCCCAGGCAGAAGAGGTACAGGCAGCACTGGTAGCCCTGATGTCCCAGGAAGAGCAATAATACTTCTGGAtgtatttatgttctttttttcttttcttttgagatagggtctcactctgtccccaggctagagtgtagtggtaggatcctggctcactgtagcctccacctctggggctgaagtgatcctcccacctcagcctcttgagtagctgagactacaggcgtgcaccaccacacacctggctttttttttttttttttttttttttaacgattaggtgattttgtatttttttatatagacagcgtttcaccatgttgcccaggctggtcttgaactcttgggctgaagcaatcctcccacctcggcctcccaaagtactgagatgacaggagtgagcccctggattcttttctgtttcttttttttttttttttgagacagagtctcgctctgtcacctaggttggggtgcactggcacaatctcggctcactgcaacctccacctctagggttcaagtgatcctcctggctcagcctcccaagtagctgggactacaggctcctgccaccaaacccggctaatttttttgtatttttaaaagagaaggggtttcaccacattggctaggctggtcttgaactcctgactttaggtgatccgcccgcctcggcctcccaaagtgctgggattacaggcgtgagccaccacacccagccaggatgtATTCATTTTCTACCTGATGAGTCCCTTTCCAGAGCACTGTCCATCATAGTCATTTGGACATTTATTTTCATGGCTGCCTTCTCACCTGTCTCAGCCTAAGAAGAAGGATGAAGAAAGCTGATAATGATCTCTTAAAGGGGAGAAAGATAATGGTCTCTTTAAAGGGGAGCTGATAGTGGTCTCTTTAAAGGGGAGAAAATCTGGAATAATTCTACTGAGTAAGACATCATGAATGTATCTGCTACCTCTCCCCGTTCTTCTTGTTCAAGCCCCAGGGGTGTTAAAAAGGAGAGTGTGTGACAGTTACACACTCCTGACTTTACATTTGGATTTTGTCTTCCTTTTATATCAAATGTTAGCAAGGTAATAGTGCATGTGCCTCCAGTATTGAGCTGCCACTTCTGTTCTCAGCCTCTCTGTTTATTCCCCTTTGCTCACcacttatttttattgctttgtcCCTTCTTTCCATTTAGCCCTGCTCCACCCAAATGCCCCACTCCTTCACTTTCCCTGCCACCTTAAGCTTTCCTCTAGCCCCCAACACCAAGTTGAATGCTCTTCACTGACATCATCTGATGTAAAAACACAGTGTTGTCACAACTTTCCGGGTGCacgtctttttttgttttgttttttgtaaggctggggtgcagtggtgcaatcacagctcactgcagacccaaactcttgggctcaagccaccctcccacctcagccccctgagtagctgggacgataggtgtgcaccatcacacctggctaatttttaaattttttgtagagatagggtcttgctatgttgcccgggttgctgtcaaactcctggccttaagaaatcctcccacctcggcctcccagagtgctgagatgccaccacaccttggtgcaggttttttgttgtttttttttttttgacacagggtcactgtcatccaggctggagtgcagtggtatgaagaCAGCtaactgcagcttcaacctcctgggctcaaacaatactcccatctcagcctccctagtagctgggaccacaggcaggcgccaccacacccggctatttttttggagagacagcgtcttgccaagttgcccaggctggtctcgaactcctggcctcaagatcctcccacctcagcctcccaaagtgctgagattataggcatgagccactgcacctggcctgagtttttttttttttttttttcttgaatcggagtttcactctgttgcccaggctggagtgcagtggcgtgatctcggctcactgcgtcctccgcctcctgggttcaagcaattcagccTGAGTCTTCTTAATACCCCCATTCAAAACGGGATGGAGACTGACAGTTTGTACTTTGTTCAAGGTCAGACAGCTGGCATCGGGACTGCAGCACAGGCAGGTACCAGAAGATGAGCTGGGACAATGTGTGCTTGTGACTGCCTCTCCAGTCAGTGGTTCCCATGGTGGGTAGCACTGTCCTTAACAGTTTGCCCTCCCTGAGCCTCACAGCCATCCCTCTTGGGGTCTTTCCCAAGCACTTTAGAAGCTCCTCTTGATGTAGACACAAAATCCAAAGCTAAGTCGTTGTTCCTCCGTCTGCATCTGAGTCAatgtgggaaatttttttttatctcattGCTTTGTTCTGTCCTGTTTCTCCAGACGTTTCACACTGGTTCCAGAGGAACTAGTCAGTAGACACTATTCTAAGAGAGTATGTGGGTGTgaaatctcattttccttttagCTCCCTTGAATGTTATACAGCAAAAGTAAAAGAAGTCTTGGGttggctgggcacgttggctcacacctttaatcctagcactttgggaagccaagacaggcaaATTcttgtcaggagttcgagaccagcctggccaacatggtgaaaccccgtctctactaaaaacacaaaaattagctgggtgtgggcacacatctatagtcccagctactcaggaggctgaggcaggagaatcgcttggacctgggaggcggaggtgacagtgagccgagatcgcgccactgcattccagcctgggcggcagagagagactttgtctcaaaaaaaaaaaaagaaagaaagaaaagaaaaaaacatttaccaTTCTATCAGAAAATGTTGACCACCCTCATATTTTTGGTAAACTGCAGTAATTTTTCCTTAATACTTTTTGCAAGCTTTTGCATGCATAAGCTCCAGTATCACACTTAATTTTGCTTGCTTGCTCTCTGAAGGGAGTTCGGATGACCATTACAGCAAAGTGGATTTTGCGTCCAAAGTGATAAGCCAAATATCAGGATTTTCCCAGTTTCTCCCTAGGACTGATGTTTAGaggaaagccttccctgactcaAATATGTTTCTCCATATAAAAAGGGGAAAGTAAAATGGGTTTTCTTTCTGGTGGTATTTCCCAGCTATTTATATGCTTTGTGAATCTTCAGGAAGGGCATTTGGACTGCAGCTTTTTCTACTGAGTAGGAAACACGTAGGGGCCCTTTGTACTCCGAGCCCTGGGCTTTGAGTATGGTAGGAAGTGCTGACCCAGCCCAGGACCTCCCCACATTTTTGCTTAACTCTTCAtgcagaggccgggcacggtggcacactcctgtaatcccagcactttgggaggccgaggcgggcagatcaccggaggtcaggaattcaagaccagcctgaccaacatggtgaaacccagtctctacaaaaataaaaaaattaaccgggcatggtggcatgtgcctgtaatcctagctactcaggaggctgaggtggaagaatcgcttcaacccgggaggcagaggttgcactgagccaagatcgtgccattgcactccagcatgggtgacaaagcaagactccatctcaaaaaaaaatacaaaacaaaaaacgataATCAGAACTCTTCATGCAGGGCCTCATGTACTAAGAGGGTTTAGACTTGATCTAATGGGAAACCTTGAAGAATACTTAATGTGGAGTAACAGCTTTGCATTTGAGGAAAAATACTTATGCTGTAATGGGGAGGATGGATGGAGTGAAGAATAGAATCAGGGAATCCAGTTAACAGACtgctgaggccaggtgcggtagctcacgcctgtaatcccagcagcactttgggagaccaaggcaggtggatcacctgaggtcaagagtttgagaccagcctgaccaacatggtaaaaccccgtctctactgaaaatacaaaaattagcccggtgtggtggcagatgcctgtaatcccagctactcaggaggctgacgcaggaaaatcacttgaacccgggaggcagagggtgcagtgagccgagattgagccattgcactccagcctgggcgacagagtgagactctgtctcaaaaaaaaaaaaaaaaaaaaaaaaaaaaaaaattgctgaattgTGGCAATTCAGGCAAGAAATGGTGGTCCAGGTCCTAGAACAGTCC
This region includes:
- the GDPGP1 gene encoding GDP-D-glucose phosphorylase 1 — translated: MALPHDSNETSYLLPPNNEDWGGQTIPDFVYGQKDLTAEGIQWPRNAPGIPDALPQSPFDAALCSAWKQRVELGLFRYRLRELQTQILPGAVGFVAQLNVERGVQRRPPQTIKSVRQAFDPVQFNFNKIRPGEVLFRLHREPDLPGTLLQEDILVVINVSPLEWGHVLLVPEPARQLPQRLLPGALRAGIEAVLLSLHPGFRVGFNSLGGLASVNHLHLHGYYLAHRLPVEQAPSEPLDPGGHLHLLQDLPAPGFLFYTRGPGPDLESLISRVCRATDYLTDHEIAHNLFVTRGAPPGKTSPSSALTGVRVILWARKSSFGIKDGEAFNVALCELAGHLPVKTSQDFSSLTEAAAVALIQDCRLPPSQAEEVQAALVALMSQEEQ